The following proteins are encoded in a genomic region of Nicotiana sylvestris chromosome 4, ASM39365v2, whole genome shotgun sequence:
- the LOC104230320 gene encoding pentatricopeptide repeat-containing protein At2g36730, producing the protein MSFTSKTQQLLALLNSCSSLKHLFQIHTHIIISGLCQQTSIILKIVNFFASHTPINSATYVGLVIKQSHNSSNVWWNILIRNYATCNNCSHSEAIRVFVEMRRCGAASDEFTYPFLFKACSSFLGLKEGKQIHAEAIKIGFCNNVYVQNTLVHFYGSCKKIVDAYKVFVVMSLRTVISWNSTISAFVESCWFYEAVEIFREMRECQFQPDETTMVVLLSACAELGDLSLGKWIHCQVIEQGMFVNCQLGTSLVDMYAKCGAVDYARLIFDRIGERNVWTWSAMILGLARHGFAVEAMELFRKMKDCSMKPNYVTFLGVLCACSHVGMVEEGQRLFREMESVHRIKPMMAHYGAMVDILSRVGRLEEAYKFIADMPVEADAVIWRTLLSSCHIHDINDYTGVGEKVRRRLLALEPKRSGNLVMVANKYAEVGLWEKAAKLRRGMRVRRFKKVAGESCASIF; encoded by the coding sequence ATGAGCTTCACCTCCAAAACCCAACAACTCTTGGCTCTTCTCAACTCTTGTTCTTCTCTTAAACACCTCTTCCAAATCCATACTCACATCATAATCTCCGGACTCTGTCAACAAACTTCTATCATCCTTAAAATCGTCAACTTTTTTGCATCTCATACCCCTATAAACTCAGCTACTTACGTGGGTCTTGTCATCAAACAATCCCACAACTCATCTAATGTGTGGTGGAATATCCTCATTAGAAATTATGCCACGTGCAACAACTGTTCACATAGTGAAGCCATTCGTGTTTTTGTCGAAATGCGGCGGTGTGGAGCTGCTTCAGATGAATTCACATACCCTTTTCTATTCAAAGCTTGTTCGTCCTTTTTGGGTCTGAAAGAAGGGAAACAGATTCATGCTGAAGCAATCAAGATCGGTTTTTGTAACAACGTTTATGTTCAGAACACTTTGGTTCATTTTTATGGATCTTGCAAGAAGATTGTGGATGCATATAAGGTGTTTGTTGTTATGTCGCTGAGAACTGTTATTTCTTGGAATTCTACGATTTCGGCTTTTGTAGAAAGTTGTTGGTTTTACGAAGCGGTTGAGATTTTTCGTGAGATGAGAGAATGTCAGTTCCAACCGGATGAGACAACTATGGTTGTTTTGCTCTCTGCTTGTGCTGAGTTGGGTGACTTGAGTTTAGGTAAATGGATACACTGTCAAGTGATTGAGCAAGGGATGTTTGTGAATTGTCAATTGGGAACTTCCCTTGTTGATATGTATGCTAAATGTGGAGCAGTAGATTATGCTCGTTTGATCTTTGATAGGATTGGTGAAAGAAATGTGTGGACATGGAGTGCGATGATTCTTGGATTAGCACGGCATGGATTTGCAGTAGAGGCCATGGAACTCTTTAGGAAAATGAAGGATTGCTCTATGAAGCCTAACTATGTGACCTTTCTAGGTGTGCTTTGCGCTTGTAGTCATGTTGGTATGGTAGAAGAGGGGCAACGTTTGTTTCGAGAGATGGAAAGTGTCCATAGGATCAAACCTATGATGGCACATTATGGTGCCATGGTAGATATCTTGAGTCGTGTTGGTCGTCTTGAAGAAGCGTACAAATTCATTGCGGACATGCCTGTTGAGGCTGATGCAGTTATATGGAGGACACTACTGAGTTCTTGCCACATTCATGATATTAATGACTATACTGGAGTTGGAGAGAAGGTCAGAAGGAGGTTGCTTGCATTGGAGCCTAAAAGGAGTGGGAATTTAGTTATGGTAGCAAACAAGTATGCTGAAGTTGGATTATGGGAGAAAGCAGCAAAATTGAGAAGAGGTATGAGGGTCAGACGATTTAAGAAGGTGGCTGGAGAAAGTTGCGCGTCAATCTTCTAG